TCAACCGTCATTAAATTATACGCATGGAATAAATTATCTGAACGCTTATTTGCTTTAATTGTATGCTCTAAATATTGTTTTGTAATTGTAAAGAATGCTAACAATTCTGTTTTAGAAATTGTACTTCTATCACTAGAAAATCCGTTTTCATAAATAGCAGTTCTAAATGTACTTGCTGCTTCACCTAAACCATCTAAAACTGTTTTTCTCTCAGTATCTGAAACAGAACCAGAAAGGATATTTTTATTTTGGTTAAAGGTTGCCACAACTTCATTAAAGAAGGTTGCCAATTCTGATGAAATTTCAACTTCTTCAGTTGTTGATTTAGCAACTACTTTTTCGAAGAAATTTATAAATCTATTTAAGTAATTTAACGTTACCATAGAAACTCCATTACCAACTAAAGCGTTGTTAGCGTCATTCCATTCCGGACGTTGTGTATTCATCCAAATACCTCCTTCTGGTATAAAATTAGATACTTTTGCTAATACAGTTGCTAATAATTTTTCAATTAAATTCACTTTATAAATAAAGAAATTTTCATCTCTTAATAAAGCGCCATCTGCTCCTAATTCATCTCTCTTTTCGTGAATTTTAGCATCTAATTCATAGTCGAATTCTATAGTATCTTTAGGATTGACAAGAATACTTTTGTAATCTTTTATCTTATAAGGCACATTTGCGTATACAAATATGTCTTCAGAAAAACGTTTTTCTAATTGATTAGGGTAATGGTTTTCTATAAATTCTAAGAATTTTAATAAGTAAATTATTTGATGATCTCCCCAATAACCAATGTAAGACCAAGGATCATTTTCTTCAATAATTTCCCAATCGAAACCATCTTTTGTTACTCTGTAAGGATTGTAACCATCAAAAGTTGTTGCATTTAAAAACTTATGAATCATACTTTCTATAAACTCAGGGTATGAATGTGCTAACGTTTCCCAATTCTGGAAAATATCACGCCAGTTACCTTCATAATCTAAAATTTTAGAACCATCAATTTCATTTTTTGTGTTAATAGAAAACTTGTTCCAAGGTCTACTTGGATCACCGTGTCTTCTACTAAATTTTAATGGTAAATATTCAAAACAAAGTCTTTTGAAGTTTTTATCTTCATCTTTCTCTGCAATTTCAAGAATCGTATTTAATGTAAATTCCTCTGGTAAGTCATTTAACAATTCCTCTTTTTTCTTGATTACTTTTTTATTTGCTTTTCCAATGTATTTTATAAAATCTTCTTTTTCAATTTTATAATCATCATCAAAAGTACCACCTCTCATTAAGTTAAAAAGTGTGTTTGCAAAGTGTCTTGTGTTTACTAAAGGATCGTTTGTTACTTGCAAACCATCTGCAGCACCCGTTAAAGCAATTAAGTTTTTAGTTCCTAATTCAATATCTTCAAGGATACTTTCTTCTAAATTTTCATCATTTATAATTGCTTTAGAAATACGTTCAATATCTCCAATTGTTTGATTTACATTCGCTATAAAACTCCATTCTTTAGTTTCATTTGCTGATAAATCTAAATCTGCACTAATAAAATAAGCACCTTTTTCTGCTTTAACATCTACTTCTTGATGTATATCTTTTCCTCTTCTAAAATTATCTAATTGTAATGATGATAATAAATGAGTTGGATTTTCAATACCTAAAGACCAAACGATATTTGCTTTTAATGCTTCACTTGGTTCTGCTTTATCAACAATAATTGCACTTAAAGCATAAATACCTAAACCAGCTTCTGCTTGTAATTCACTTTTCTTGTAAGCATCAACTAAATTACTTCTAGAGTTTTGTAAATCTGTTTCTACATCCGAAGGAATAATATTTTGTAAACCGTCTAAAAATGTAATTTGAATTTTATCAGAAGAATTATTAATTAAAGTTGATTTTTTTACAAACCCAAATTTATCAGATGAACTCCATTGATATCTGAAAGTAACTTCTAAATCCTCATTAACTTCTTCGAAAATAACTTTATTTCCAAAACTGTTTTTATATAAATTTTGTCTTGTTTGATATAACCCAATTTGTCTCTGAGAAAAAGGTTCCCATAAATAAATATTTCCGTTTTTTGAAACTTGAAAAATAGATTTACTACCTGTTACATCTGCAGATTCTGTAATTTTATCATCAGTATAATAAGGAAAAAGTGAATATTCACTATTCTTTCTACCAGCCGTAAGTCCTCCATTACTAGAAATAAACATCCAGTGGTTTGAGTCTGAAACAATACTCATAAAAAATGGTCTCATTTCATTACTGTTTGCAATTTTATAATAAACTTCATTCTCAAAATTTATCATTTCTCCTTTCACTTCTTGGGTTTGAAAGTCTGCTTTATTTTTTCCTAAAAAGATGGTCTTGTTTGTCATTAAAATTGGTATTCTAAAAACCTCTGCAACGATTTATAAGAGGTTCTAATTAATATTTTATTTCTTCAGAATATTTTACTACGCTGTATATTTATATCATTCCTTAATCTAAGGAAGTCTTATTTTTTGTTGATTTTAAAAGTGCTTCTGATAATTTAATTTTACTAAAATGTTTTGCAATTAAATCTGCAGTTACTCCTTTTGAATATGGGTTTATTTGATGTGCTTCTTTTAAAGCATAATAAGCAGCTCTAGGTTGTAATGTGTACAAACCTTTTTCGTTTGTAGGTCCTTTTGCACAGATACCAAACCACTCTTCGTTCATATTTTTATTTCCTTTGATAAGATCTAAATCATAACCTCCTCCAACCCAGGAAGCGTTATCATCATGTTTATCTAAATTTATTGTCTGTCCAAATTTCCACCAACCATCACTAAATTGAAAAGTAAATCCTCCTATAGAGTTTTCTGCTTTTCCTAAACCTGCAGCATTTTGATAAATCTCTTTCCAATTTTCAACCATATAAAACGCTTGCATTTTTTGGTCTTCTTTATTTTCAATTGAATTAAATGCATCTGCACCAAACTCCGTAAATAAAATTGGCATATTTAATTTTGCTTTCACTTTTTCAAAAGCATCTCCAAAAGATTTTCCACGATACATATTCGTACCATAAATATCTACATCTGTACATTCTTCTGCTATAATATCTAGGAAGCCTAAATCTCCATTACAAATTGCAACTGGATGCGAAGTATCTATTGATTTTATTTTTTTTGCAGCTTCATTCATTAGGCGATACATTGGTCGTCCTAACTTTTCGCCTTTTGCTGCTATTTCTTTTTCATTATCCGGAAAGTCTTCCGTTTCGCTTCCTGCCCAAAAAAGACCATAGTTATTTTCATTTCCTAAAAGGAATAATAATAAACCTGGAGTATTTTTATAGGCTTCTGCCATTTTTGAAACCTCTTTTATTAAAGCTTTCTGAGTTTCAACATTTCTGTAATCTGTTACAGGTATCCAATTTCCATTAACGGAAACTCCATATCTACCAAAAGAATGATTTAACATAGTGTAAATACCATACTTTTCATAGATGTAAGTAATCCATTTAGGTTGAATACTTGTATAGACACGTATTGTGTTTACGCCCATACTTTTTAATAAGTTCATTTCAGCATCTAACGCTTCTTTAATTAAAGCATCAGGTTGTTCCCATAAACTGTAAGAATAATTAGTCCCTATTGGAAAATAGTCCCAATTCATTCCATTAATTATAAAATCTTCTCCATTTACAAGTAACTTTATTCCTTGTTCATTACTTAAAACAGTTACTTCGTTTTTTTGCGCACAAGAATTGAACACAAATAGGATAAGTATAAATTTTAAGAAAATGTTATTCATAAATTTAGTTTTTAGATTGTAAAACCTGAAATATTATTTGATTTGAAAACAGTGTATTTAACACTCGTTCTTCTTTATTAGTTTGTTCTATTAAGCATTAATATTAAGACGTAAATTTTCTATTAAGCTACCACAACAAAGAATTGAAGTGAGCAAAAAACTTACGTTATAAAAATTTTATTAGAAATCGTTAAGATTTGAAAAATAAGGCCAGCAACTTTTAACTGACCTTATTAAATCAAATTCAAAAATCTATTATTCTTGGTATACTTTTACGTAATCAATTTCCATTGTATCTTCTGTAAATGCTGCATCAACAGTTCCTCCAAGAGATCCTCCCATTGCTACATTAAGAATTAAAAAGAAATCAGCATTAAATGGTAAATCAGCACTATTTGCTAACTCATAAAATTTAACATCATCTAAATAAATTTTAACTGCTGTATCTGTCCATTCTACTGTATATAAATGAAATTCTGAAGATGCATCTGCAACTGCAGTAGTTTCACCATAACTTGCATTAGAAGAACTTGCAGTATCAAACCAATGACAAGTACCTAAAGTGGTATTTTTATCAGCTCCAGTTTGCTCCATAATATCTATCTCTCCACAATGTGGCCAATTAGCAGTTGGAAAATTAGACCCTAACATCCAAATTGCTGGCCAAGTACCTGCAGCTGCAGGTAATTTTGCTTTCACTTCAATTCTACCATAAGTAAACTTACGTAACCCTTGAGATTTTAATCTTGCAGAAGTATAACCACCACTACCATCAGCTTTAGCTGTAATAATTAAAGAACCACCTTCTACTTTAGCATTATCTGCTGTATCAGTATATGTTTGTAACTCTCCATTACCCCAACCACCTGCACCTAGGTCGTAAGTCCAATTTGTAGCATCAGGAGCTCCATCTGTATTAAAATCATCTTCCCATACTAAGTTATTATAAGTATAGCTTGTGCCTTGAACAGGTTTTGTAGATGTAAATTTATGATACCAAGCAAATCCATCTCCAGCTTGAATTATTCTAACAATCATTTCATCTTTAGAAATAGAAATAATATCATAAGTTCCAGAACCTACGAACCATCCCATAAAACCTCCATCAGAAATTTCAAAACTTGTACCTCTATATGGTACATTATCATAAGAACCTTCTAAGGCCGCTTTAGAAGTTGAAGGTCCAAAAGAAACTGTTTTTACACCAAACATAGAAGTAGCTACTGTTTCATCATGACATTGGTCTCCTCCAACACCTAGATCTCCAGCATAAGTAGCAGGAATAAAAGCAGGACCAACAGTTTGTTCAAACGTAAGACCATTTGCTGTTCTAGTAAAAACAAATTCATTATCATACATACATCCTTTTTCAGCATCCCAAGCTTTAATACCATTCCACCAAGCTTCATATCCAAACTCACCATTTCCATAATCATCAGTAACTGGGCCTAAACCAACATGAACATCTTTGTCAGCTTGCCAGTACCATTTTTTATTATCACCAACGTTAGCACCACTTAATAAATTCTCTGCTTCAATATCAGAAAAAGAACTAAACACTTCTACGTCAATTGTTTTTGTTGATGAAACACCTCCTGTACCATTTGCTTTTACAACAACTGTATAAATGTTTACACCAACTTTAGAAAACCTTTTTGCTAATTCACCAGTAGGTGAAGCAGATGCAACTCCATCAAAATAATAAACATACGAAGACGCATTATTTGCAGTTGCAGAAAAGTTTACAGAACCACTCCCGTCTCCAAAAGGATTATTTGTATCAACCCCTACAATTTCTGCAGTAATAACGATGTCTGAAGGAGAAATAATTTCTCCAAATTGATAATCATTTTCTTGACAACTAAAGAAAGCAGTCATTACAGAAAATAAAATTATATAAATATTTTTAAATTTTTTCATTTTTTTTATATTTTAATTATAATAATTTATATCGTCTATATAAGCAATTACTGTATCATTGTTATTCTCAGAATTTACTTGAAGAACAACTCTACTAAAGTTTGTGATACTTAATGCATCAGTCACTCCTAAAACAGTATCACTTGCAAAATCGAACGTTACTTCTTGCCAAGTGTCTAATGCAATTTCTTTAATAATTTCTGATTGTCTTTCCCAAGGATTTCCATCTGAATCTTGTAATTTTAAAGAAATTTGATTTGGTTGACTGCCTGAAATACTAGATGATGGCACATAAATTTTTAATGAAAATTTAGATTTTGCATTCAAATCGTAATCTGGTGAAATATCAAAACGAACATTTGCATATTGTCCTCCAGTATCATTGTATTCTAAAACTGTATCAGAATCATTTAAAGCATCTTTAAATGGGTTTGCAAAAGTATTATTCATTCCACAATCATCTCCTGCCCAAGTTGTAATTGTACCATCTCCTTCAAAACTATCTTTTACGAATGGAGCTGTGTCTACAGCTGTTTCATTACCATAAGATAAATCATCTAAGTAAGCAATAACATTATCATTATTATTTTCTGAATTAACCTGTAAAACTACTCTTCTAAAGTTTGTAATACTTAATGGATTAGTAACACCTAATACATCATCATTTTCAAAATCAAAAGAAACTGTTTGCCAAGTATCTAATGCGATTTCTTTAATAATTTCTGATTGTCTTTCCCAAGGGTTTGAATCAGAATCTTGTAATTTTAAAGAAAGTTGATTTGGTTGACTTCCAGTTACACTAGAAGAAGGCACATAAATTTTTAATGTAAATACACTATTACCTCCAGATAAATCAAAATCAGAATCTTTATCAAAACGTACATTTGCATATTGTCCACCTGTATCATTGTATTCTAAAACTGTATCAGAATCATTTAAAGCATCTTTAAATGGATTTGCAAATGCATTATCCATTCCACAATCATCTCCAGCCCAAGTTGAAATATTTCCATTTCCTTCAAAATCATCAAAAACGATTGGAGTTCCTGTAGGTGATGGTGCTTTATAGAAATAAATATTATCTATAAATACTGTTCCAGCTCCTACAAACTTAAATTGTTTAAGCATGTCAACTGGTAAACCTTGATCTGTAAAATCTGACATTGGGATGTTAATCGTTGTCCAACTATTTGCTGTTAAAACTTTCGTTACAAACTTTTCGTCTGCAGGTTGCACACCATTTGGTAATGGATAAATATCTATACTTGTTGCATCTGGTGTCCAAATATCTAAGTGTAATATTTCCATAGATGAAGCATCAATTTCTGATCCTATGACTATTCCTTGATAATTTAAGTTACTATATTGTAACATTGCATCTCCATTTAAATCGAAAGCAGTATAAATTGTATTCTGACTCCAATTTGGATTAAATTCGGTTCCAGCAACATCTGTATAAGCATCACTAAATATAGAAATAACATCTACATCATTTCTAGCTGGTGGTGTAACAGTTGATGTTACAGGTGCTAAAATTTCAGTTACTTCAAAATCTTCAGTGTATTCTGTAGTTTCAA
The window above is part of the Polaribacter sp. SA4-12 genome. Proteins encoded here:
- a CDS encoding glycoside hydrolase family 2 TIM barrel-domain containing protein, with amino-acid sequence MNNIFLKFILILFVFNSCAQKNEVTVLSNEQGIKLLVNGEDFIINGMNWDYFPIGTNYSYSLWEQPDALIKEALDAEMNLLKSMGVNTIRVYTSIQPKWITYIYEKYGIYTMLNHSFGRYGVSVNGNWIPVTDYRNVETQKALIKEVSKMAEAYKNTPGLLLFLLGNENNYGLFWAGSETEDFPDNEKEIAAKGEKLGRPMYRLMNEAAKKIKSIDTSHPVAICNGDLGFLDIIAEECTDVDIYGTNMYRGKSFGDAFEKVKAKLNMPILFTEFGADAFNSIENKEDQKMQAFYMVENWKEIYQNAAGLGKAENSIGGFTFQFSDGWWKFGQTINLDKHDDNASWVGGGYDLDLIKGNKNMNEEWFGICAKGPTNEKGLYTLQPRAAYYALKEAHQINPYSKGVTADLIAKHFSKIKLSEALLKSTKNKTSLD
- a CDS encoding family 16 glycosylhydrolase translates to MKKFKNIYIILFSVMTAFFSCQENDYQFGEIISPSDIVITAEIVGVDTNNPFGDGSGSVNFSATANNASSYVYYFDGVASASPTGELAKRFSKVGVNIYTVVVKANGTGGVSSTKTIDVEVFSSFSDIEAENLLSGANVGDNKKWYWQADKDVHVGLGPVTDDYGNGEFGYEAWWNGIKAWDAEKGCMYDNEFVFTRTANGLTFEQTVGPAFIPATYAGDLGVGGDQCHDETVATSMFGVKTVSFGPSTSKAALEGSYDNVPYRGTSFEISDGGFMGWFVGSGTYDIISISKDEMIVRIIQAGDGFAWYHKFTSTKPVQGTSYTYNNLVWEDDFNTDGAPDATNWTYDLGAGGWGNGELQTYTDTADNAKVEGGSLIITAKADGSGGYTSARLKSQGLRKFTYGRIEVKAKLPAAAGTWPAIWMLGSNFPTANWPHCGEIDIMEQTGADKNTTLGTCHWFDTASSSNASYGETTAVADASSEFHLYTVEWTDTAVKIYLDDVKFYELANSADLPFNADFFLILNVAMGGSLGGTVDAAFTEDTMEIDYVKVYQE